DNA from Balneolaceae bacterium:
TGAGAAAGGTGTACCCCTTATTGCCCAGCAGATTGCGCAGGGCAACCCGTAAATAGTTTCGTAGCATGCCTGCTCCTTGCGTTGGTCAACAATCCCGGCACGCCCCTTCCGGCTTGCCGGTGCCTATAGGCCTATTTAAAAATAAGAGCGCCAAAGAGCAACGATGTTACAAATTAGATGTGGCAAGCCTAATATATTTGCTTATTCTAATATTTGTAAATGATCGCCGGATATAGCATTCTGTACGTCGATTTGCTCCGGAATTCTATCAATTCACCGGCTCCAGCATAGGGATGATCTCGTGCTCCAGCAGGTTGAAGACGGGACGCTGGTAGCCGCGCTCGTCGGAGGTTTCTGTGGGGTCGGAGGTCATGACCACCACCGCCTCCAGGTCCGGTATCATTAAGATATACTGCCCTCCGTAGCCCCAGGCGAAGCGAACATGATAGCCGGATACCGGCCGTTTCCACCATAGGTAGCCGTAATCGTAGGGGTTGTAGTTGCTCCGGGTGTAGGTGCGGAAGGAATCTTTCAGCCAGGCGCGGGAGACGATACGTTCGCCCTCCCAGACCCCTCCGTCAAGGACCATCTGTCCAATTTTCACCATGTCGGAGGGGCGCAGGGCCATGTTGTTGCCGCCCATATAGTGACCCTGCGGGTCCCGGTCCCATCCCCCCACCTCGATGTCCAGGGGACCGAAGAGATGACGGTTGGCAAAAGCGCGGGTGCTCATGCCTGCGGCCCTGGTCAGGATGACCGATAGCAGGTGGGTGGAACCGGTGCTGTAGACCATATCGCCCCCGGGACGGTCTTCCATGGGCTGCTCCAGGGCGAACTCCACCCAGTCGTCGCTCACTACCCAGCGGCCATAGTTGTGAAAGCTGGTCGTCTCCAGACCCGCTCGCATGGTGAGCAGATCCTTGATGGTGATGGAGCGTTTGATCTCACTGTCAATATCCTCGAAATACTCAGGCAAGTAGTGACGGATGGGCTGATCCACCGAATCGATGATGCCGCGGTCCACCGCAATACCTATGAGCAGGGAGAGCACACTTTTGGAAGCCGATTTCAGGTTCATGGTTCGGCCGGAGGACATCCCGTCGAAATAGCGCTCCATGACCAGGGTGCCCTTCTGCTGGACCAGCAGGCTGCGGACGGCATTGATGTCGTCGGCGCGATTCGTGAGAGAGGAAAGGGTGGCGGAGTCGGGATCCGCAGGCGCTGTGATGGCCAGCGGTTCCTCGTCGCTCTCAGCGGCAGCGGTTTCGGCGACGTTTCCTGCATGGGCGGAATCCGGACGGTCACCCGGCTGCTGCCATATCCACGCGACCCCCGCAAGCAACAGCAAAGGAAGCCAGAGGTAATGTTTGTTCCCGCCTTCAAGCTTCATGTATGAACGTCGTTCCTGGTTGTGGTTGGCTACAGCCTAAGGAGAAAAGGGGCGGAAACGTTCACGCGAGGCGGTTCAGATCGCCTCACGGTGGCGAAACGTGACCGGGATCTTGTCCTCCCAGGGTGTACCAATATGGTAAATTTCCCAGTCGGAATCATAATTGTGGATCCGGTCCCGCAGAATGGACACCAGGTCCTCGGAACTTCCGGCCCTGACGTCCCAGTCGAAGGTCTCGACGCGGAATTTCATGCTGCGCTTCTCCCCGTTCACGTAGACGTCCAGGTTGACCACCTTGTCTACGTCGGGTACCGTAAACTGCACTCGTACGTTATGCATGGTATGGTATTGGGGTTATGGGAATGGCTACTCGCTGCGGAGCGCATCCACCGGGTTGGCACGTGCGGCCCGGAGGGACTGCCAGCTTACCGTGAGCCAGGCGATGAGCAGACCGCCTGCGGCGGCGCCCGCAAAGATTCAGGGACTCATGCCGGCCTGGTAAGCAAAGTTGCTCAGCCAACGGTCCATCACCAGGTAGGCCGCCGGCACGGCAACGGCGATGGCCACGGCCACCGGCCAGGTGAAGCTTTTGTTGAGTCGCAGGATGATATCCTTAATATCGGCGCCCAGCACCCTCCTGATGCCGATCTCCTTGGTGCGCTGTTCGGTAATGTAGGAGGAGAGCCCGTAGAGTCCCATACAGGAGACCAGGATGGCCAGGCCCGTAAAAAGTGCCACAATACGGGCCAGGATTTTTTCATTACCCAGCATCTGTTCAAAATTACGGTCCATGAAATAATAATTCATGGCTTCGTCGGGAGACCGGCTGTTCCATAGTTCATGCATCGAAGCCAGCACCGTTTCGACCTGTCCGGATTCGACTTTTAACAGCAGGCGGTTTCCCTGGCGGTATCCCGGATGGTACATCAGTACAGTGGGCTCAATGCGTTTGCGAAGGCTCTCGTAGTTAAAATCACTGACGACCCCGATTACCTCGTAGCGATCGTTGATGCGCGCACCCAGGGCCTCGCCGGTCAGTCCCAGCTCGCTCACCGCGCTTTCGTTTAAAACCACCGTACTGGTATCGGACGGATTGCCCGAATCAAAATACCTGCCTTCCAGCAATCTGAAACCCATTAGGGAGGGGAAAGCAGCGTCGGCCAGAAATCGCTGGATGGAGGCGGGCTCTTCCATCTGAGGCGTCTGCATATTGATAATGGAAATGCCCTGGCCTGCCGGGATACGGTTACTGAACCCGGCAACTTGAACGCCCGCCAGGCGGGACGCCTCCTCGCGGAGGGCTTCCCGTCCCTGCCCGAGGTCGTTCAGGTTGTCAACGACCAGGACGTTTTCGGTCTCAAGGCCCATATCTTTCTGCTGCATGTAGTCAAGTTGTCGATAGACCACTCCGGCGCAGATAATCAGGCCGATGGATATGGCAAACTGGGAGATCACCAGGGCATTGCGGAGAGGCGCCGACGAAGCCGAGCGGTAGGTGCCCTTCAGCACGCTCACCGGGTCGAAGCGGGTAAGGTAGAAGGCGGGGTACAGCCCGGCAAGCAGTCCCACCAGCACCGCGATACCCGACATCGAAAGAACCTGGACGGGAGACTGAAGGACGGTGTCCAGAAAAGCCAGGCCGGTCATGCTTTTGAAGGCCGACAGGAAGATTTCGGCCAGTCCCAGGGCCAGCACCATGGCCATCAGGCAGAGAAGCACCGATTCCATCAGGAACTGCATGACCAGCGCGGGCCGGCCGGTTCCAAGGGTTTTGCGGATGCCCACCTCCCGGGCACGCGTGGCACCGCGCGCGGTTACCAGGTTAATAAAGTTGATAGCTGCAATGAGAAGGATGAAGAGGGCCACGATGCCGAAGGCCCGAACGTTGGTGCGGTCGCCGGTGGGACCGATCTCAAATCGCTGGTCCGATTGCAGGTATATATCCTCAATATTCATGGTCAGAAAGCGGTAGCCCGTTGCGCTCGTCTTCCACTCCTCGTAGGAAAGGGAACCGCCCAGGGCGGGATAGATCTCCTGCTCAACCAGGCGGTCCAGCGCCTCCCGGTACGCTGCTTCCGACACCCCTTCTCTCAGCTTCACGTAGTTGTAGGAGGAAGCCGAGGTCCAGCTTCCCTCTTCCGGATAACGTGTACTCAACCACATGCGCGCAGGGATGTGCGAGCGGTAGCCGCGATCTTCCACCACCCCCGCTACCGTATAGGGTATCTCCTCCTCGCCTACCAGGATCTGTTCGCCGATGACGCTCTCGTACCCGGTCCCCTCCTGTCCAAAATAGGTGCGGGCCAGCTCGTCGGTGAGCACCACCGCATTCGGGTCGTCCAGGGCGGTGGAGGGATTCCCTGCCACAAAACGATGTGAAAAAACTTCGAAGAAGGCACTGTCCGCCCGGAAGGCATCGGGTTGACGGAATTCCTCCCCGCCTACATGCATCACCGGGTTCTGCGCCCAGTCAATCTGCGTGGTGCGCTCCACCTGTGGGAAGCCGGTCCGCATCACCTCGGCGAATTTCGGCGGACCCGGGGCCATGTCGCCGATATTGTAGAAATTTGCGCCAACGCGGTAGATCCGTTCGGAGTCCTGGAAATGACGATCGTTGCTGGTCTCCTGGTGCACCCACATGCCGATGATCAACGTACAGGCCAGGCCGACGGCCAGCCCCGCGATGTTGATGGCAGAATAGCTGAAGCGACGTCTCAGGTTGCGGAAAGCGACTTTCAGATAATTCAGAAACATGGGACAGCGGTTACTGGTCAGGGGAGTTCACGAACGGAAGCAGGGCTCCCTATGACAATCCCCAAAAATCATACCATTGCGCAGGGATGGCCCGGAGATGTGCGATAAGCCACTTTAACGTACGCCGGATGTTCGAAATGATACGAAGGGCGTACGCCAGCGGACACCCCCGGGCCCCGGCGCAGCATCACCAGAGCGATTCGATGAATTTGTATTGCGCAATACTTTTATCCTTTGTGATGAGGATCGCATGCTGATCCATACAGCTGGCCACAATAATTCGGTCTGCAGGGTCACCGTGAAAAGTTCCCGGCAGCCGGGTAGAGAGAACCGCAATTTCAGGGGAGAGAGGAAGGAGATTGATTTTCGGCTTATCCAGCGCTTTGGATATCCACTGCTGGACATCCATGGCCAGACCCAGCCTTTCCTTAGCCACCAGCATGGCAACCTCCCAACATGAGATTGCACAGATTCCGATTCGCTCGGCTTCGGAAAGTTTGCGCCGGGCCGTATCGGACAGCTTATCGGAATCCGTAGCGAACCATATCCAGGCATGCGTATCGAGAACAATCACCGGTCGGCCTCCCAATCATCATCCATCGACGCTACAATGTCTTTCTCAAAAAGGATGCTGCCCTTCAAATCGTTATTCTCTTCCTCATCCTGAACCAGGGGAACCACTTCCGCCACAGGCTTGCCGTACTTGGTGATGGTTATATGTTCGTTGGTTCCCCGAATGGTGTCAATGAGGGAGAGGCAGTGCTTTTTAAATTCGCTGATCGATATGATTTTCATGACTAAATTTATTTAACTATAGTCATTTCAAAGTAGTTAAGATTGGATAAAAACTCCATTCTAATCCGTGCCCCCATGACTGGTACTGAACTCATTAAGCAGACCTGGCCCCTTCACACCCACCGGCCATGGCAGTTGGATGGGACTCAGGGTTGGAGCAGTACTTTGATACATGCCCCCTTTTCCGTGTCGAAAAGGCGGTAAGCCTCGAGAGCATCGTTCAACGGGATGGTGTGTGTGATGACGGACTCCAGTGGAAAGGCACCAGCAGCAGCTTGCGAGAGCAGCTCTTCGGCGTAGCGGCGGGCGGAGCATCGGCCCGCCTTCAGGGTCAGGTTCTTGTCGTAGATCTCCGGGGGCTTGAAGGGCAGCGCCCCGTAGGCCTGCACGCCCACCGTGGCCAGAATGCCGCCGGGACGAAGCAGCTCGAAAGCGTCGCGCATGGAGTCCCTGCTGCCTACCGCCTCCAGGACCTTGCCTACTCCACGTCCCCCACAGGCCTCCCGCAGGCGATCGCGGTGGTCCGCCTCCCGTATGTCCACCGGCACGGCACCCAGCTCCCGTGCCTTTTCCAGTCGCAGCGGGATGGCATCCAGGGCAAAGATCTTCTCCGCCCCCCTGAATTGCGCCGCCATCACGCACATGAGTCCGATAGGCCCGCATCCCACCACGGCGCAGCTGTCTCCGGGACCGATCTCGGCCATTTCCGCGCAGAACCACCCGGTCGGAAGATTGTCGCCCATCAGCACCGCCTGCTCCCAGGAGAGCTCCCCGGGTTTGGCTAGCAGAGTGGCGTCGGCCATGGGCACGCGTACGTATTCGGCGTGGGCCCCGTGCAGTCCCTCCCCATCCTCCACCCATCCGAAAAGCCGGCTGCTTCTGCAGCGGGCCGTCAGCCCCTCCCGGCAGTAGTCGCATGAGCCGCAGTTGACCGTGAAGGGACTGATGACAGGGTCGCCTTCCGAAAAGCGTTGGACCCCCTTACCGATCTCCGCCACCCTGCCCGTGAACTCGTGTCCCATGACAGTACCGCGGTCCAGTCCGGTTTCACGCCCGTGGTAGATGTGCATGTCGGAGCCGCAGAGGGCGGCGCGCTCCACTTTGACGATGGCGTCGCCGGGTTCCTGTATGCTGGGTTCGGCTATGTCCTCCAGGGCTGCCTGTCGAATGCCCTGGAAAGTGAATGCCTTCATGGCAGAGAATTAAATGATCGCTCACCGGCAATGATAGCGAAATTCCCGCCCTTTTCGCAGCATGACTGCTGCCCGGCCGTGATCCCGATCGTAACAGACAGGCCGTTACCTACCTGGCCCATTACGATCACGTGGGATTCGGCGAACCGGAGGAGGGGGACGCCATTTGGAACGGCTTTATCGACAACGCCTCCGGAACAGCGGTGGTTCTTGAACTTGCCCGAATATGGGAATCCGTACGGCCTGCACACCCCGTCCTGTTCCTGTTCACAAGTGCCGAAGAGCAGGGTCTGCTGGGTGCCAACTGGTTCGTACACCGTCCCCCCGTGAAACTGGATCGCATAAAGGCCGTCATCAACATTGACGGGGGCTTTCCGCCCGGTGACATCCGCAGTTGGAATCTGGCGGCAAGCCCTTCGTTTCGGTCTGCTCAGAAAACCGCGAGTAGAATGGAGAAAAATGGACATGAAGTGATGCTACGCCCGCTTTCACCCGATTCTGACCACTGGCCTTTTCACAAAGCAGGGATTCCCGCACTCTTTCTCTATCCGAGCAGGCAAGCTGACTCGGACCACATTCATACGCCTGACGACGAATGGCAGGACGATTTCCCCTTTGAGGGACTTAGGCTCTATGCCGAAATGGCCTTATTGCTTGGACAGTCACTGCAGTAAGAGCAAACGGCCAAGGGAATGTACGTAACCGTCCACCGAACGCCGGGGTGATGGTTCCACCGGCGAGGAAGCATTCCCGTACCGCAGGGTGGTGTAATGTAATACGACTTCTCTATGTATTACACATACATTTTGTATTACATTATGTGATTGTATAACTTCCTGTCAGGAAAGCTAAGAAGACCGGTCTACCCATGAAAACCACCATGACTCAAAAAGGCCAGATCGTCATTCCGGCGGAGCTTCGACGGAAATATGACCTGAAAGCCGGAACCACCATACATGTGGAAGAGGAAAACGGAAAAATTGTACTAAAACCGGTTACGGCGGCTTATATCCGCAGCCTGAGAGGGATACTGAAAACTCCGGAAGGAGAAAAGTCAGCACTGGACATGCTGAAAGAAGAGCGGGAAGCCGACAGGAGACGAGAGGATGAAGGCTTTAGTTCTTGACGCCTGGCCCCTTCTGGCCTTCTATCTTGAAGAGCCCAAGGCTCAAAGTATCGAGCGTATTCTGATTGACAGCCAGCATAACGGAACCGAACTCCTGATATCGGTCGTCAATACAGGAGAGATATGGTACGCTGTCTGCCGGGCACACGGTAGTCATGAAGCAGACCGGATCATACATACCATTCAGGAGCTGAATATTGCCATCAAACCCGTGGACTGGAACCTGACCCGCATGGCCGCAGCCTTCAAGGCATCGGGAGGACTCTCCTACGCCGACTGCTTCGCCGCCGCTCTGGCCCGCCGCGAGCAAGCCGCCCTGGTCACCGGTGATCCCGAATTCCGCCGCCTCGAGGGAGAGATCGAGATCAACTGGATATAGGAAACCTGGCCGGCGCAGGCCTCAGTTCCCGTCGGCCTCCAGCCAGATCTTGTCGAGGTAGTCAATGCCCTCGGTCATCCACGCCGGCGCGGGCTCGCCCTTCACATAGTGGTCAAACCACTGCTTCATGCGCACTAGGAAATCCTTCTGGTTGGCTTCGCGTCCCAAGTGGTGTCCCTCGCCGGGGTAGGTCAGCAGCACCACCTCCTTGCCGAGGCGGCGGGCGGCGTTATAGAACTCGAGTCCCTGCATGTAGTCCACCGCGCCGTCTTCGGTGCCGTGGAGAATCATGAAAGGCACCTCAATGTCGGGCGCGTGATACATGGGATTCTCGCGGTTGTAGGCCTCGCGATCGCTCCAGGGGGTCACGCCGCGTCCCATGCGTACCTGTCCTATCTCCATGATGCCGTGGTGGTTGGTGCCCGAGCTTCCGTAGATGTTGTTGTAGAAGCTGGTCAGGTTGGTCGGGGGGGCGCCTGTCACCACGGTGGCGAACATGTCGGTCTGCGTCAGGATGAAGGAGGACTGGTATCCGCCCCAGCTGTGTCCCTGCAGGCCGATACGGTCGGGATCGGCGATGCCCATGTCGATCACCCGCTGCGTGGCCGCCGTGATGCAGTCCAGCGAGCTGGTGCCTGGCCTTCCCGTCTGGTAGACGTTGTCGGGCATGAGCACGGCGTAGCCGTTGCTGGCGTAGGTGGACATGTGCGGACGGTCGTCGTAGACCGGCATGGAGTACTGGTGGTGGCGGTCGGACATCTGCTCGTAGAAATAGACGAGCATGGGAACCTGGTCGCCCTCCTCGTAACCGGCCGGCAGGGCCAGCGTTCCCTGCAGGGTAATGCCGCGGTCGTTGGTGTATTCCACCAGCACGCGGCGTCCCCAGCGGTACTCCGACTGCTGCGGATTGGCGTCGGTGATCTTCCGCAGGCTGCTGAAATCGGTGTCGGTCACGTGATAGTCGGGAAATTCCACGAAGGTCTCACGCGTGAGGATCACCCGGTCGGCGTCGC
Protein-coding regions in this window:
- a CDS encoding AbrB/MazE/SpoVT family DNA-binding domain-containing protein, encoding MKTTMTQKGQIVIPAELRRKYDLKAGTTIHVEEENGKIVLKPVTAAYIRSLRGILKTPEGEKSALDMLKEEREADRRREDEGFSS
- a CDS encoding type II toxin-antitoxin system Phd/YefM family antitoxin, whose translation is MKIISISEFKKHCLSLIDTIRGTNEHITITKYGKPVAEVVPLVQDEEENNDLKGSILFEKDIVASMDDDWEADR
- a CDS encoding type II toxin-antitoxin system VapC family toxin; translation: MIVLDTHAWIWFATDSDKLSDTARRKLSEAERIGICAISCWEVAMLVAKERLGLAMDVQQWISKALDKPKINLLPLSPEIAVLSTRLPGTFHGDPADRIIVASCMDQHAILITKDKSIAQYKFIESLW
- a CDS encoding alcohol dehydrogenase catalytic domain-containing protein, giving the protein MKAFTFQGIRQAALEDIAEPSIQEPGDAIVKVERAALCGSDMHIYHGRETGLDRGTVMGHEFTGRVAEIGKGVQRFSEGDPVISPFTVNCGSCDYCREGLTARCRSSRLFGWVEDGEGLHGAHAEYVRVPMADATLLAKPGELSWEQAVLMGDNLPTGWFCAEMAEIGPGDSCAVVGCGPIGLMCVMAAQFRGAEKIFALDAIPLRLEKARELGAVPVDIREADHRDRLREACGGRGVGKVLEAVGSRDSMRDAFELLRPGGILATVGVQAYGALPFKPPEIYDKNLTLKAGRCSARRYAEELLSQAAAGAFPLESVITHTIPLNDALEAYRLFDTEKGACIKVLLQP
- a CDS encoding M20/M25/M40 family metallo-hydrolase codes for the protein MPGRDPDRNRQAVTYLAHYDHVGFGEPEEGDAIWNGFIDNASGTAVVLELARIWESVRPAHPVLFLFTSAEEQGLLGANWFVHRPPVKLDRIKAVINIDGGFPPGDIRSWNLAASPSFRSAQKTASRMEKNGHEVMLRPLSPDSDHWPFHKAGIPALFLYPSRQADSDHIHTPDDEWQDDFPFEGLRLYAEMALLLGQSLQ
- a CDS encoding serine hydrolase: MKLEGGNKHYLWLPLLLLAGVAWIWQQPGDRPDSAHAGNVAETAAAESDEEPLAITAPADPDSATLSSLTNRADDINAVRSLLVQQKGTLVMERYFDGMSSGRTMNLKSASKSVLSLLIGIAVDRGIIDSVDQPIRHYLPEYFEDIDSEIKRSITIKDLLTMRAGLETTSFHNYGRWVVSDDWVEFALEQPMEDRPGGDMVYSTGSTHLLSVILTRAAGMSTRAFANRHLFGPLDIEVGGWDRDPQGHYMGGNNMALRPSDMVKIGQMVLDGGVWEGERIVSRAWLKDSFRTYTRSNYNPYDYGYLWWKRPVSGYHVRFAWGYGGQYILMIPDLEAVVVMTSDPTETSDERGYQRPVFNLLEHEIIPMLEPVN
- a CDS encoding ABC transporter permease translates to MFLNYLKVAFRNLRRRFSYSAINIAGLAVGLACTLIIGMWVHQETSNDRHFQDSERIYRVGANFYNIGDMAPGPPKFAEVMRTGFPQVERTTQIDWAQNPVMHVGGEEFRQPDAFRADSAFFEVFSHRFVAGNPSTALDDPNAVVLTDELARTYFGQEGTGYESVIGEQILVGEEEIPYTVAGVVEDRGYRSHIPARMWLSTRYPEEGSWTSASSYNYVKLREGVSEAAYREALDRLVEQEIYPALGGSLSYEEWKTSATGYRFLTMNIEDIYLQSDQRFEIGPTGDRTNVRAFGIVALFILLIAAINFINLVTARGATRAREVGIRKTLGTGRPALVMQFLMESVLLCLMAMVLALGLAEIFLSAFKSMTGLAFLDTVLQSPVQVLSMSGIAVLVGLLAGLYPAFYLTRFDPVSVLKGTYRSASSAPLRNALVISQFAISIGLIICAGVVYRQLDYMQQKDMGLETENVLVVDNLNDLGQGREALREEASRLAGVQVAGFSNRIPAGQGISIINMQTPQMEEPASIQRFLADAAFPSLMGFRLLEGRYFDSGNPSDTSTVVLNESAVSELGLTGEALGARINDRYEVIGVVSDFNYESLRKRIEPTVLMYHPGYRQGNRLLLKVESGQVETVLASMHELWNSRSPDEAMNYYFMDRNFEQMLGNEKILARIVALFTGLAILVSCMGLYGLSSYITEQRTKEIGIRRVLGADIKDIILRLNKSFTWPVAVAIAVAVPAAYLVMDRWLSNFAYQAGMSP
- a CDS encoding type II toxin-antitoxin system VapC family toxin is translated as MKALVLDAWPLLAFYLEEPKAQSIERILIDSQHNGTELLISVVNTGEIWYAVCRAHGSHEADRIIHTIQELNIAIKPVDWNLTRMAAAFKASGGLSYADCFAAALARREQAALVTGDPEFRRLEGEIEINWI